In one Mucilaginibacter ginsenosidivorax genomic region, the following are encoded:
- a CDS encoding glycosyltransferase family protein — MLIKKVCIITQSHLCRNPRVLKEATTLVTAGYDVTILTNIISNDLYQQDLLAISASPGIKLQAISNLSASSFNSFTDKFLNKIGRLLARNFKIESSLALGYGAMRYHSKAKAVKADLYICHQELATYIGTRLLNEGYEVAFDFEDWYSEDLLPEARAERPINLLRHIEAIALNKGTYCITTSNALAKQLAQVYLCPQPKAIYNVFPSPGIIPNKTKAIKKPLKLFWFSQTIGPGRGIEQFMNLLNSVKTGVELHLLGNITTAYREILVTLMPTQHGLYFHSLVGENQLAAKIAGFDIGLAMELGTPPSRNYTITNKFFQYIQSGLPVIASETEGQNEAFDKFKPGFKLPQQPSPEQISELDKWLNDPGSLQLAQQQAIEAAAFYNWENESKKLLQLVNNALEK; from the coding sequence ATGTTGATTAAAAAAGTCTGCATCATCACACAATCGCACCTTTGCCGAAACCCCAGGGTTTTAAAAGAGGCCACCACTTTAGTTACAGCAGGTTATGATGTTACTATTTTAACAAACATCATTTCAAACGATCTTTACCAGCAAGACCTGTTGGCTATAAGCGCCTCGCCAGGTATTAAGTTACAGGCAATATCAAACCTCTCGGCATCAAGCTTTAATTCATTTACAGATAAGTTTTTAAATAAAATTGGCCGCCTGCTTGCTCGCAATTTTAAAATAGAGAGCAGCCTGGCACTTGGTTATGGTGCTATGCGCTATCATAGTAAAGCGAAAGCTGTAAAAGCCGATTTATACATCTGCCACCAGGAACTGGCTACGTACATAGGTACCAGGCTGTTAAATGAAGGTTATGAAGTAGCGTTTGATTTTGAAGACTGGTACTCGGAGGACCTGCTGCCCGAAGCCCGGGCAGAGAGACCAATTAACTTACTTAGGCACATAGAGGCTATCGCTTTAAATAAAGGCACCTATTGCATTACAACATCAAATGCCCTGGCTAAACAGTTAGCACAGGTATATTTGTGCCCTCAACCAAAGGCTATCTATAATGTTTTCCCATCGCCTGGCATTATTCCAAATAAAACAAAAGCGATTAAAAAGCCGCTGAAGTTATTCTGGTTTTCGCAAACCATTGGCCCGGGCAGGGGAATCGAACAATTTATGAACCTATTGAACTCGGTAAAAACAGGCGTTGAACTACACCTTTTGGGCAATATAACTACAGCCTATCGCGAAATACTCGTCACCCTAATGCCCACCCAGCACGGGCTATATTTTCATTCCCTTGTTGGCGAAAATCAATTGGCCGCAAAAATAGCCGGCTTTGATATTGGCCTGGCTATGGAACTGGGCACGCCCCCAAGCCGCAATTATACCATTACCAATAAATTTTTCCAATATATCCAATCAGGCCTGCCTGTTATCGCCAGCGAAACAGAGGGTCAGAATGAAGCCTTTGACAAGTTTAAACCCGGTTTCAAATTACCGCAACAGCCATCTCCGGAACAGATAAGCGAACTGGATAAGTGGCTTAACGATCCTGGCAGCTTACAATTAGCCCAACAACAGGCCATTGAGGCGGCGGCGTTTTACAACTGGGAAAATGAGTCGAAAAAATTGCTTCAATTAGTCAACAACGCTCTTGAAAAATAA
- a CDS encoding WcaF family extracellular polysaccharide biosynthesis acetyltransferase, with the protein MHKTDLSTYNNYPFHPGGNALKRLLWFYVNAAFFKTSFIPSSRFKVFLLRTFGATIGKKVTIKPCVNIKYPWFLQIGDNTWIGENVWIDSLVMISIGANVCLSQGAILLTGSHNYKTPSFNLMTQSVILEDGVWIGAGATVNLGVTAGSHSVLTSGSVATKNLEPYCIYQGNPAVKVRNREIGL; encoded by the coding sequence ATGCATAAAACCGACCTGTCAACCTATAATAACTACCCTTTTCACCCGGGTGGCAATGCACTAAAAAGGCTGTTATGGTTTTATGTGAATGCTGCTTTCTTCAAAACCAGTTTTATACCCTCAAGCCGTTTCAAAGTTTTTTTATTGCGGACGTTTGGCGCTACGATAGGTAAAAAAGTAACTATAAAACCTTGCGTAAATATTAAGTATCCCTGGTTTTTACAAATTGGCGACAACACCTGGATTGGAGAAAACGTTTGGATAGATAGCCTGGTGATGATTAGCATTGGTGCCAACGTATGTTTATCGCAGGGGGCCATATTGCTTACCGGCAGCCACAACTATAAAACCCCATCATTTAACCTGATGACCCAGAGCGTAATTTTGGAAGATGGTGTTTGGATAGGCGCCGGTGCAACGGTAAACCTTGGCGTAACGGCCGGCAGCCATTCAGTTTTAACCAGCGGTTCGGTGGCAACTAAAAACCTTGAACCGTACTGTATTTACCAGGGCAATCCGGCAGTAAAAGTCCGCAACCGCGAAATCGGCCTGTGA
- a CDS encoding XrtY-associated glycosyltransferase XYAG1 — translation MRILQISAAYKPAYIYGGPTMSVAMLCEQLANAGCKVSVFATTANGVSELDVTPNQTVTIDGVSVIYFKRITKDHSHLSPALLTAVWRNVKTYDAVHVHAWWNLVSVLSCFIAVMRGVPVVVSPRGTLSPYSFQNKNRFIKLLIHNLLSKPVLKRCHIHATSLRESEAVGSIITPKSSTTIPNFVKLPVDRPATKNPVAAPIKLLFFSRIEEKKGLDLLINALPLIQAKYHLTIAGSGGQDYVDSLKQLAADNGVSNKITWAGFINEKKFEVLQKHHLFVLPSYDENFGNAVIESLSVGTPVLISKQVGLADYVDKNKLGWLCETSAVSVAEMIDQLAVLPLEMERISRQAPGIIDSDFSTDSLVEKYIGFYTKIAKKH, via the coding sequence TTGAGGATTCTACAAATTTCGGCAGCATACAAACCGGCTTACATTTATGGCGGGCCAACCATGTCAGTAGCCATGCTTTGCGAGCAACTGGCAAATGCAGGCTGCAAAGTGAGTGTATTTGCCACCACTGCCAACGGTGTTTCCGAACTTGATGTAACGCCAAATCAAACCGTAACGATTGATGGCGTAAGCGTTATCTATTTTAAACGCATTACAAAAGACCATAGCCACCTGTCGCCGGCATTATTAACAGCCGTTTGGAGGAATGTTAAAACTTATGATGCTGTACATGTCCACGCCTGGTGGAACCTGGTTTCGGTATTATCCTGCTTTATAGCCGTTATGCGTGGTGTGCCTGTAGTAGTATCGCCGAGGGGGACATTAAGCCCCTATTCTTTTCAAAATAAAAACAGGTTTATTAAATTACTCATCCATAACTTACTGAGCAAACCGGTTTTAAAACGCTGCCATATCCACGCAACTTCGCTACGGGAAAGTGAAGCCGTCGGTAGCATTATCACGCCTAAAAGCTCAACTACCATACCTAATTTTGTAAAGCTCCCGGTTGACAGGCCGGCCACGAAAAACCCAGTTGCCGCCCCAATTAAGCTGCTATTTTTTTCAAGGATAGAAGAAAAAAAAGGGCTCGATTTACTGATCAATGCTTTACCATTAATCCAAGCAAAATATCATCTCACCATCGCAGGTAGCGGTGGCCAGGACTATGTTGATAGCTTGAAGCAATTAGCTGCCGATAATGGCGTTAGCAATAAAATAACCTGGGCTGGCTTTATTAATGAGAAGAAATTTGAGGTACTGCAAAAACACCATCTTTTTGTATTACCATCCTATGATGAAAACTTTGGCAACGCGGTAATTGAAAGCCTGAGCGTTGGTACACCGGTACTCATTAGCAAACAAGTTGGCCTTGCAGATTATGTTGATAAAAATAAACTTGGCTGGCTATGCGAAACAAGCGCTGTATCTGTTGCAGAAATGATTGACCAGTTAGCAGTCCTTCCTCTTGAAATGGAACGCATCAGTCGTCAGGCGCCTGGTATAATTGATTCGGATTTCAGCACCGATAGCCTGGTCGAAAAATATATAGGTTTTTATACTAAAATCGCCAAAAAACATTGA
- a CDS encoding glycosyltransferase family 4 protein has translation MRLAVITTHPIQYYAPIFKLLAGRIDLKVFYTWGDGAQQKFDPGFGKTVTWDIPLLEGYDYDWVKNTAPDPGSHHFKGIINPGLTNQIEAWQADAILVYGWAYDSHLKAIRHFKNKIPVYFRGDSTLLDVKTGAKQLLRSFFLRWVYSHVDHALYVGSNNCAYFKKYGLKGRQLSFAPHAIDNDRFAAERTEEASKIRSGLGIKPGDVLILFAGKFEEKKSPLLLLNAFLTLNMPNTHLLFVGNGILEGALKTAAGKNNHIHFISFQNQLAMPALYQACNLFCLPSQGPGETWGLAVNEAMAAGKPVLVSDKCGCAADLVNPGVTGEVFETGDISSLTKKLCWLVEDKNRLTILGHNAAAEITNWSFSKQADAMLSVINNTHAN, from the coding sequence ATGCGCTTAGCCGTCATTACCACCCATCCCATCCAATACTATGCCCCGATATTCAAATTACTGGCCGGGCGAATAGACCTTAAAGTGTTTTATACCTGGGGCGATGGGGCGCAACAAAAATTTGATCCGGGCTTTGGCAAAACCGTTACCTGGGATATCCCGCTACTGGAGGGATATGACTATGATTGGGTTAAAAACACAGCTCCTGATCCGGGGTCGCATCATTTTAAAGGGATAATCAATCCGGGCCTTACCAATCAAATAGAAGCATGGCAGGCTGATGCTATATTGGTTTACGGCTGGGCATATGATAGCCATTTAAAGGCCATCAGGCATTTTAAAAACAAAATACCGGTTTATTTTCGTGGCGACTCTACATTGTTAGATGTTAAAACCGGCGCTAAGCAATTATTACGATCGTTTTTTTTGAGATGGGTTTACAGCCATGTTGATCATGCTTTATATGTAGGCAGCAATAATTGCGCTTACTTTAAAAAATATGGGTTGAAAGGCCGGCAGCTTAGCTTTGCGCCACACGCCATAGATAACGATAGATTTGCCGCCGAAAGAACCGAAGAAGCTTCCAAAATCAGGTCGGGTTTGGGGATTAAGCCAGGTGATGTTTTAATATTGTTTGCCGGTAAATTCGAAGAAAAAAAATCGCCGCTTTTATTGCTGAATGCTTTTTTAACTTTGAACATGCCAAATACGCATTTATTATTTGTTGGTAACGGTATTCTGGAGGGTGCTTTAAAAACAGCCGCTGGTAAAAACAATCATATTCATTTTATAAGCTTTCAAAATCAATTGGCAATGCCGGCTTTATACCAGGCCTGCAACTTGTTTTGCCTGCCTTCGCAAGGGCCGGGTGAAACCTGGGGGCTTGCCGTAAATGAGGCTATGGCGGCCGGTAAACCGGTATTAGTATCTGATAAATGCGGTTGCGCTGCCGACCTGGTAAACCCTGGCGTTACCGGCGAGGTATTTGAAACGGGAGATATATCATCCCTCACAAAAAAACTGTGTTGGCTTGTGGAAGATAAAAACAGGCTTACAATTTTAGGCCACAACGCAGCAGCGGAAATAACCAATTGGAGTTTTAGTAAACAGGCCGATGCCATGTTAAGCGTAATCAATAATACCCATGCAAACTAA
- a CDS encoding FkbM family methyltransferase — protein sequence MTALPVGKIKRTLGFILNHPLGKRHPFKAFIRFLAWQLQSSMQPAKFIVKPYIAGINFYARKGLTGITGNIYTGLHEFDDMAFLLHFLQPGDVFFDIGANAGSYTLLASGVCKAKTIAIEASANTAAITAKNISLNKLEDKVTLINAAAGATAGTLSFSKNEDTTNHIISHGESANMDAETVNVISIDSLILNDKPALIKIDVEGFETEVLKGMTGTLKLPILKAIIIELNGSGLRYGFNEADIHQTLLSVGFKPYQYDPFKRELQLMDLFGSYNTIYCRDEAFIKSCVKASKGFKIMGEII from the coding sequence TTGACAGCATTACCGGTGGGGAAAATTAAAAGAACACTTGGTTTTATATTAAACCATCCTTTAGGTAAAAGGCATCCGTTTAAAGCCTTTATCCGTTTTTTAGCATGGCAGCTTCAAAGCAGCATGCAACCTGCAAAATTTATAGTGAAACCCTATATTGCCGGTATCAATTTTTATGCACGCAAGGGCCTTACAGGTATTACAGGCAATATTTATACCGGCCTGCACGAGTTTGACGACATGGCGTTTCTGTTGCATTTTTTACAACCCGGCGATGTTTTTTTTGATATTGGCGCCAACGCCGGTTCATATACTTTATTGGCTTCGGGTGTTTGTAAAGCTAAAACTATTGCTATTGAAGCCTCGGCAAATACTGCAGCCATCACCGCCAAAAATATCAGCCTGAATAAACTGGAAGATAAAGTTACTTTAATAAACGCTGCAGCAGGCGCAACAGCGGGCACATTAAGCTTCTCAAAAAACGAGGATACAACCAACCACATTATAAGCCACGGCGAAAGTGCGAACATGGATGCGGAAACGGTAAATGTAATCAGTATTGATTCCCTGATCCTTAATGATAAACCCGCCCTTATAAAAATTGATGTGGAGGGCTTTGAAACCGAAGTACTAAAAGGGATGACCGGCACCCTAAAGCTGCCCATACTTAAAGCCATCATTATTGAATTAAATGGCAGTGGTTTACGCTATGGCTTTAATGAAGCCGATATTCACCAAACACTTTTGTCAGTAGGTTTTAAGCCATATCAATATGATCCTTTTAAACGGGAGCTACAGCTGATGGATTTATTTGGCAGCTATAATACCATTTATTGTCGCGACGAAGCATTTATAAAATCGTGTGTAAAAGCGTCCAAAGGATTTAAAATTATGGGCGAAATTATTTAA
- a CDS encoding glycosyltransferase family protein, with protein MKILLSFLQDNGGQPHAIPAYRFWTYYIKNGIEEAGMQWTEIPGLDWAAGLVPYENDPALQQWKQQAWEKTINHIKANRGQIDVFLCYLYPKQIDAEAIKQIKAMGVPCVNFYCDNVRSFIKLPRQFKVFDLVWVPEFEALHLYQKTGVPHINLPMPMWVDPKYRHFSEQETDIISFIGSKDDLRAQLLADAIAGGVPIQIRGNGWNNGTNESAVQQSSPNGSSKIKNQFNLLRNAGIRGFVAYHRKRNEKPLEAHIPPGNIFEKPGFDEYIGLSRQSVITLGINRVPTFSKNLVTYSRLRDLEAPMLGACYLTEYTAGLSQLYDLGTDIETYTNADELVYKCRELMASKNKRKELRIKGQQRALDTHSIPQSLQLIKTRLF; from the coding sequence TTGAAAATCCTTCTTTCATTTTTACAGGATAACGGCGGCCAGCCACATGCCATACCTGCATACCGTTTCTGGACATATTATATCAAAAATGGTATAGAGGAAGCAGGAATGCAATGGACCGAAATACCAGGCCTCGACTGGGCTGCCGGCCTGGTACCTTATGAAAACGATCCAGCCTTGCAACAATGGAAACAGCAGGCATGGGAAAAAACCATAAACCACATTAAAGCGAACCGAGGGCAAATAGATGTTTTTTTATGTTATTTATACCCCAAACAAATAGATGCCGAAGCAATAAAGCAAATTAAGGCGATGGGCGTGCCATGCGTTAATTTTTATTGCGATAACGTACGTTCGTTTATCAAACTACCGCGCCAATTTAAGGTTTTCGACCTGGTATGGGTACCTGAATTTGAGGCCCTGCACCTTTATCAAAAAACCGGGGTTCCGCACATTAATTTGCCTATGCCGATGTGGGTTGATCCTAAATACCGCCATTTTAGTGAGCAGGAAACTGATATTATCTCCTTCATCGGGTCAAAAGATGATTTACGCGCGCAGCTTTTGGCAGATGCAATTGCCGGGGGCGTTCCCATACAAATCAGGGGAAACGGCTGGAATAATGGTACAAACGAGTCTGCAGTACAACAATCGTCGCCAAACGGATCGTCCAAAATTAAAAACCAGTTCAACCTGCTACGCAACGCAGGGATCAGGGGATTTGTAGCGTATCATCGTAAACGTAATGAAAAGCCCCTTGAAGCGCATATTCCGCCGGGCAACATATTTGAAAAACCGGGCTTCGATGAATACATCGGGCTTAGCCGCCAAAGCGTTATAACACTTGGCATCAACCGGGTGCCTACATTTAGTAAAAACCTTGTAACGTATAGCCGGCTTCGTGATCTGGAAGCGCCCATGCTTGGTGCCTGCTATCTAACGGAATATACCGCCGGGCTCTCTCAACTATATGATTTGGGCACCGATATTGAAACTTATACCAATGCCGATGAACTGGTTTACAAATGCAGGGAACTCATGGCATCAAAAAACAAGCGTAAAGAATTGAGGATAAAAGGACAGCAACGGGCGCTTGACACCCACTCCATACCGCAATCATTACAACTCATAAAAACCCGGCTGTTTTGA
- a CDS encoding glycosyltransferase family protein: MKKLLIVSPYFPPVNGADMQRIRMSLPYFAANGWHAEVIMVDEQYADLPMDELLLQSIPVQVKVHKVKALKKSITSKLGLGSIALRSLWFYRQKINELLKTHAYDLIYFSTTQFPVCILGAYFKKRNGIPYVIDMQDPWFSNYYENKPKAQRPPKYWFSYRLNKYLEPIAMNSVDGLVSVSDNYISDLKNRYPAIKNIPAVTITFGAFEPDMQIAEQNKNTFPNLLDSKYTNIVYIGRGGADMHRAVTPLFNSLRAALNEGNEALKSLRFYFIGTSYAANGQGKPSILPLARQMGVEESVIEITDRISYYHTLITLQQADALFIPGSDDPKYTASKIYPYLLTPKPLLAIFNKASSVINIMKEYGVKQVYDYETVTNANISTFLSSLINGSTEPPQYHSEAVNKYSARQMTINQCKLFDSITGGEN; encoded by the coding sequence GTGAAAAAACTGCTTATCGTATCTCCCTATTTCCCGCCGGTAAACGGTGCCGATATGCAGCGCATCCGCATGAGCCTGCCCTACTTTGCCGCTAACGGCTGGCATGCCGAAGTAATAATGGTAGATGAACAATACGCCGACCTGCCTATGGATGAATTACTTTTGCAAAGTATCCCCGTTCAGGTAAAGGTTCATAAGGTTAAGGCGTTAAAAAAAAGCATCACATCTAAACTGGGGCTGGGCAGTATTGCTCTGCGCTCGTTGTGGTTTTACAGGCAAAAAATAAACGAGCTTTTAAAAACACATGCTTACGATCTGATCTATTTTTCAACCACCCAATTCCCGGTTTGTATCCTCGGCGCTTATTTTAAAAAACGGAATGGTATCCCTTACGTAATAGACATGCAGGACCCCTGGTTTTCTAACTATTATGAGAATAAACCCAAAGCACAAAGGCCTCCCAAATACTGGTTCTCTTATCGGCTAAACAAATACCTTGAACCCATTGCAATGAACAGTGTGGATGGCCTGGTAAGCGTATCCGATAATTATATCAGCGACCTGAAAAACCGCTACCCGGCAATTAAAAACATTCCGGCAGTAACCATCACCTTCGGCGCATTTGAACCGGATATGCAGATAGCCGAACAGAACAAAAATACTTTTCCCAATCTGCTCGATTCTAAATACACCAATATAGTGTATATCGGTCGGGGCGGTGCCGACATGCACCGAGCCGTTACTCCACTGTTTAATTCCCTGAGAGCAGCATTGAATGAAGGTAACGAAGCTTTAAAATCATTGCGGTTTTATTTTATAGGCACAAGTTATGCAGCCAACGGCCAGGGTAAGCCGAGCATTTTGCCGCTTGCCCGGCAAATGGGTGTTGAAGAAAGCGTAATTGAAATTACCGATAGGATAAGTTACTATCATACATTAATAACCCTGCAACAGGCCGATGCATTATTTATTCCGGGCTCGGATGATCCTAAATACACGGCTTCAAAAATTTATCCGTATTTACTTACCCCAAAGCCATTGTTAGCTATCTTTAACAAGGCAAGCTCTGTAATAAACATTATGAAGGAATATGGCGTTAAACAGGTATATGATTATGAAACTGTTACCAATGCCAACATCAGCACATTTTTATCTTCCCTTATCAACGGCAGCACGGAGCCGCCCCAATATCACTCCGAAGCCGTAAATAAATATTCGGCAAGGCAAATGACTATAAACCAATGCAAACTTTTTGACAGCATTACCGGTGGGGAAAATTAA
- the xrtY gene encoding exosortase Y, translating into MMPPYSFIILTYNEEQHLPRLLESIAGLNAPVFILDSGSDDDTILIAQKAGASILQHAFENHPKQWDFALKNFDIKTPWVVCLDADQVITPELREKLANFKDQDYQDIDGIYFNRKNFFKGSWIKHGGYYPFYLLKMIRFGVGYSDLNENMDHRFIVPGKTVVWKDGHILEENLKENNISFWIAKHNRYSDLLAQEEVERMQKMRQQTLKPSLFGSPDERTAWLKQLWWQLPRYVRPLLYFTYRMIFQLGILEGRIGVIFHFLQGFWFRLIVDVKIDEILKNKQPGILVNTGRISPGKFVFRFLFLFLLFYYFNILFFGITNPGSHYYPFLANHLNYIQGLRWLLLSISTQVLNGLGFSAIHNGTELLVAGKGAIILVYSCLGLGLMSFFAAFVIAYPKKTNQKLIFLTSGILVIQLLNILRFVLLALFWNKDASRIVDHHTIFNIILYTIIMISLYFWVKQNDEHPNKHA; encoded by the coding sequence TTGATGCCGCCGTATTCATTTATTATTCTTACCTATAACGAAGAGCAGCACCTGCCCCGCCTGCTGGAATCAATAGCCGGGTTAAATGCTCCCGTTTTTATTTTAGATTCGGGCAGTGATGATGATACGATCTTGATAGCACAAAAAGCAGGTGCTTCTATTTTGCAGCACGCTTTCGAAAACCATCCTAAACAGTGGGACTTCGCACTAAAAAATTTCGATATCAAAACGCCCTGGGTTGTTTGTTTAGATGCCGACCAGGTAATTACGCCCGAACTGAGAGAGAAGCTGGCAAACTTCAAAGACCAGGACTACCAGGACATTGACGGCATTTACTTTAACCGAAAAAATTTTTTCAAAGGCAGCTGGATAAAGCATGGCGGGTATTACCCTTTTTACCTGCTTAAAATGATCCGCTTCGGTGTTGGTTACTCCGATCTGAATGAAAATATGGACCACCGCTTCATCGTACCCGGTAAAACTGTTGTTTGGAAAGATGGCCATATATTGGAGGAAAACCTGAAAGAAAACAACATCAGCTTCTGGATAGCCAAACATAACCGCTACAGCGATTTACTGGCACAGGAAGAGGTGGAACGCATGCAAAAAATGCGGCAACAAACCCTTAAGCCATCCTTGTTTGGCTCGCCCGATGAGCGTACGGCCTGGCTTAAGCAATTGTGGTGGCAATTGCCCCGCTACGTAAGGCCGTTGCTTTACTTTACTTACCGCATGATATTCCAATTGGGCATATTAGAGGGGCGTATAGGCGTCATATTTCATTTTTTACAGGGTTTCTGGTTCAGGCTCATCGTTGATGTTAAAATTGACGAGATCCTGAAAAACAAACAGCCGGGTATACTGGTAAACACCGGTCGAATCTCACCCGGTAAATTTGTATTCAGGTTCCTGTTTTTGTTCCTGCTGTTCTATTATTTTAATATTCTATTTTTTGGGATAACTAATCCGGGCAGCCATTATTACCCGTTTTTGGCTAATCATTTAAATTATATACAAGGCCTGCGTTGGTTATTATTGAGTATAAGCACACAGGTACTTAACGGGCTTGGTTTTTCGGCCATTCATAATGGTACCGAATTGCTGGTTGCAGGCAAAGGGGCTATTATCCTGGTGTACTCATGCCTTGGCCTTGGGCTGATGAGCTTTTTTGCGGCTTTTGTAATAGCTTATCCTAAAAAAACTAATCAAAAATTGATCTTTTTAACTTCGGGGATTTTGGTGATCCAACTTTTAAACATTCTGCGTTTTGTACTGCTGGCTTTGTTCTGGAATAAAGATGCAAGCCGTATAGTTGACCACCATACCATATTTAATATCATTTTGTACACTATTATTATGATAAGCCTGTATTTTTGGGTCAAACAAAATGATGAGCACCCAAACAAACATGCATAA
- a CDS encoding exosortase Y-associated Wzy-like protein codes for MQTKQAPLERIIVLYIPWALAALLSSDPQLSYMIAWLGSFLIFLLTLTGWVKPIPDDLTIAEQLMRPIFLVQIIFAGYMACTSIFYFMDVLGYQNFEKVSTTLVDRDRLLYTAQCQRYYCLGHAAFVSGILIFMSYDTKSKYYMPKDKLANLLMMFAVVSFPASIFFIRIPGLSQFANQFSSLSFIAGTLALAFAIPLKKIGNTLICIAFYFFNFYTALTSGFKEPIIISVLVLGVFLYPNYKKLVAGIFIPALLLLFMFLPTYNRIFRQNAWSGDASADEATQLALDAALSSDPGDGDDSNWGFLAYRLSEIDMFIKFTQSTPKNVDFYGTKLLEQSGMAIIPRIFWPDKPSTEDLIMERVYDAGVVNRASSVSAKPAFIVDAYLSFGGLGVFVIMLVYGAVAQIISVKAEKLFGGYILGTALVFSGLFQIMWRGLSFEFLINTVFWSYVSMLVIHKILTVSNILKEI; via the coding sequence ATGCAAACTAAGCAGGCACCGTTAGAGCGTATTATTGTATTATATATACCCTGGGCATTGGCTGCTTTATTAAGCAGCGACCCTCAGCTATCCTATATGATAGCCTGGCTCGGATCATTCCTTATATTTTTGCTGACTTTAACTGGCTGGGTTAAGCCGATACCAGATGACCTCACCATAGCCGAACAATTGATGCGCCCGATTTTTTTGGTGCAGATAATTTTTGCCGGGTACATGGCCTGTACCTCCATATTTTACTTTATGGATGTGCTGGGCTATCAGAATTTTGAAAAGGTAAGCACAACGCTTGTTGACAGAGACCGTTTGCTGTACACGGCGCAGTGCCAACGCTACTATTGCCTGGGGCATGCGGCTTTTGTATCGGGTATTTTGATTTTTATGAGTTATGATACCAAATCAAAATACTATATGCCAAAAGATAAACTGGCAAATTTGCTTATGATGTTTGCTGTTGTCAGCTTCCCGGCGTCTATATTTTTTATTCGTATTCCGGGATTATCGCAATTTGCCAACCAGTTTAGTTCGCTAAGTTTTATTGCCGGTACGCTGGCGCTTGCCTTTGCTATCCCGCTTAAAAAAATTGGCAATACACTTATTTGCATTGCCTTTTACTTTTTTAACTTTTATACCGCCTTAACTTCGGGGTTTAAGGAACCCATTATCATCAGTGTGCTGGTGTTGGGGGTTTTCCTGTATCCCAATTACAAAAAGTTGGTAGCCGGCATCTTCATCCCTGCCCTGCTGCTTTTATTTATGTTTTTACCAACGTATAATCGCATTTTCAGGCAAAACGCATGGTCGGGCGATGCCTCGGCAGATGAGGCAACTCAACTGGCGCTTGATGCGGCATTAAGCAGCGATCCCGGCGATGGCGACGACTCAAACTGGGGCTTTTTGGCCTACCGGCTTAGCGAGATTGATATGTTTATCAAATTCACCCAATCAACCCCAAAAAACGTTGATTTTTACGGCACAAAGTTGCTCGAGCAATCGGGCATGGCTATCATACCCAGAATTTTTTGGCCTGATAAACCCAGCACCGAAGATTTGATTATGGAGCGGGTTTACGATGCAGGCGTAGTTAACAGAGCTTCAAGCGTATCGGCCAAACCGGCTTTTATTGTAGATGCTTACCTGAGCTTTGGAGGCCTGGGGGTATTTGTTATTATGCTTGTTTATGGCGCCGTAGCACAAATTATCTCGGTAAAAGCCGAAAAGCTTTTTGGAGGATATATTTTGGGCACCGCCCTTGTGTTTAGCGGACTGTTCCAGATTATGTGGCGGGGCCTTAGTTTCGAATTTCTCATCAATACCGTGTTCTGGAGCTACGTAAGTATGCTGGTGATTCATAAAATACTCACGGTATCTAATATATTAAAAGAGATTTGA